From the genome of Thermococcus chitonophagus, one region includes:
- a CDS encoding HEPN domain-containing protein — protein sequence MMKQEYYDIVAFNFEQAVQLKLKAILLEFTGDVIKTHSIRTLLDALGEVLGRREEVRKFIREHRNDIKVLEDAYVETRYEAVIYRDYDAEAIMKSAKLILDFVEELVRKMENIQRWLIRKMGKRYQMIKNYHKFLPQIKEACMDIFGECEIYVFGSVVEGKFTAESDVDILIVVESVPESLMERAKLKVEIEERAGLPEVIPSNST from the coding sequence AGCTGAAGCTGAAGGCGATTCTACTTGAGTTCACAGGTGATGTCATCAAAACGCACTCCATTAGAACATTGCTTGATGCCCTTGGAGAAGTCTTAGGCAGAAGAGAGGAGGTCAGAAAGTTCATAAGGGAGCATAGGAATGACATAAAGGTGTTAGAAGATGCCTACGTTGAAACTAGGTACGAAGCAGTCATATATAGGGACTATGATGCGGAGGCAATAATGAAATCCGCAAAGTTAATACTTGACTTCGTTGAAGAACTGGTGAGGAAAATGGAGAACATTCAGAGGTGGCTAATAAGGAAGATGGGAAAGAGGTATCAGATGATAAAGAATTACCACAAGTTTCTTCCCCAGATAAAGGAGGCATGTATGGATATCTTTGGCGAGTGTGAAATTTACGTCTTTGGGAGTGTCGTCGAGGGAAAGTTTACAGCTGAGAGCGACGTTGACATTCTGATTGTTGTGGAGAGTGTTCCAGAGAGTTTAATGGAGAGAGCCAAGCTTAAGGTGGAAATAGAAGAGAGAGCAGGATTGCCGGAGGTCATCCCTTCGAATTCCACATAG
- a CDS encoding L-threonylcarbamoyladenylate synthase, whose protein sequence is MTIIINMKDKIDERKLKVAARLIREGKLVAFPTETVYGLGADALNERAVKRIFEAKGRPADNPLIVHIADFSQVHELAREVPEEAEMLAKKFWPGPLTIVLPRREVVPKVTTGGLDTVAIRMPAHEIALKLIELSERPIAAPSANISGKPSPTSAEHVVDDFYGKIECIIDGGETRIGVESTVIDLTEWPPVLLRPGGLPLEEIEKVIGEVRIHPAVYGKKVDLAKAPGMKYRHYAPNAEVIVIEGPREKVEEKIRELIAEFKRKGKRVGVIGSGRYNADEFFFLGNTVEDVARNLFKALRHMDRAGVDVVLAEGVEEKGLGLAVMNRLRKAAGYRIVRV, encoded by the coding sequence ATGACGATCATCATAAACATGAAGGATAAAATCGACGAGAGGAAGCTCAAGGTAGCTGCAAGACTAATAAGGGAGGGGAAGCTTGTAGCATTTCCCACCGAGACAGTCTATGGGCTAGGCGCTGATGCCCTAAATGAGAGGGCAGTGAAGAGGATATTCGAGGCCAAGGGAAGGCCTGCCGATAATCCCCTGATAGTCCATATAGCGGACTTCTCCCAGGTGCATGAGCTAGCTAGAGAGGTTCCCGAAGAAGCTGAGATGCTGGCAAAGAAGTTCTGGCCGGGCCCCTTAACGATTGTCCTTCCTAGGAGGGAGGTAGTTCCAAAAGTAACGACTGGTGGCCTCGATACCGTGGCCATAAGGATGCCTGCCCATGAAATAGCCTTAAAGCTCATAGAGCTGAGCGAAAGGCCGATAGCTGCTCCTTCAGCAAACATAAGCGGTAAGCCAAGTCCCACTTCCGCTGAGCATGTTGTAGATGACTTTTACGGGAAGATAGAGTGTATAATAGATGGTGGCGAAACGAGGATTGGTGTTGAGTCGACAGTCATAGATTTAACCGAATGGCCTCCCGTGCTTCTCAGGCCTGGAGGTTTACCGCTGGAGGAAATTGAGAAGGTCATTGGTGAGGTAAGGATTCACCCAGCCGTTTACGGAAAGAAAGTGGACTTAGCAAAGGCCCCAGGAATGAAGTACCGGCACTACGCTCCCAATGCCGAGGTAATAGTGATTGAAGGGCCCAGAGAGAAAGTCGAAGAGAAGATAAGGGAGCTAATAGCGGAGTTTAAGAGGAAAGGTAAGAGGGTTGGAGTTATTGGTTCTGGGAGGTATAATGCTGACGAGTTCTTCTTCCTGGGGAACACCGTTGAAGACGTAGCTAGGAACCTTTTCAAGGCCTTAAGGCATATGGACAGGGCTGGGGTTGATGTTGTTTTGGCTGAAGGGGTAGAGGAGAAGGGGCTGGGGTTGGCCGTTATGAACAGGTTGAGAAAGGCGGCTGGCTATAGAATTGTGCGGGTTTAA
- a CDS encoding glycosyltransferase family 4 protein has product MKILMVGHYPPHRGGVARHVKELVECLRERHEVHVLTYGTVNVSEEEVYSVKVPNVFGLRGVSFVLLASKVIRRLHEKNAYDVIHAHYVGTTSYSAILSGVRPVVITAHGSDLEFMSKLPLGRYFVKESLIKADRVIAVSHYLAKKALALGAREVKVVPNWTTLSGRSEGKAIVFLGRIAKYKGVNDFIRLAEHFPNEEFIIAGEGSRIKAPENVRFLGYVRAEEVLSRAKILVLPSRREGFGLVILEANSFGIPVLGRAVGGIRELIRHGKNGYLFSTLEEAVEFLSKLLEGKEGVKRGTIGKRISTFYSLERACREVEKVYEEVVR; this is encoded by the coding sequence GTGAAAATCCTGATGGTGGGCCACTATCCCCCCCACAGGGGAGGTGTTGCGAGGCACGTCAAGGAATTAGTTGAGTGCCTTAGGGAGAGGCATGAGGTTCACGTTCTAACATATGGGACGGTTAACGTTAGTGAGGAAGAAGTCTACTCGGTCAAAGTCCCCAACGTCTTTGGGCTTAGGGGGGTATCCTTTGTTTTGCTGGCCTCGAAGGTTATAAGGAGGCTACACGAAAAGAATGCCTACGACGTAATTCATGCACACTACGTGGGAACCACAAGCTACTCCGCTATCCTCTCTGGCGTCAGGCCGGTGGTGATTACAGCTCATGGAAGCGATCTTGAGTTCATGTCCAAGCTTCCGTTGGGCAGGTACTTCGTCAAGGAGTCCCTGATCAAGGCCGATAGAGTGATAGCCGTTAGCCACTACTTGGCTAAGAAGGCCCTAGCTCTAGGTGCGAGGGAAGTTAAGGTTGTTCCCAACTGGACGACCCTCAGCGGAAGATCCGAGGGAAAGGCGATCGTGTTCCTAGGTAGGATTGCTAAGTATAAAGGTGTAAATGACTTCATAAGGCTCGCAGAGCACTTCCCCAATGAAGAGTTCATAATTGCCGGTGAGGGATCCAGGATCAAGGCCCCAGAGAATGTGAGGTTCCTGGGGTATGTCAGGGCTGAGGAAGTTTTGAGCAGGGCAAAGATCTTAGTTCTCCCCTCAAGAAGGGAAGGCTTCGGCCTTGTAATTCTCGAGGCAAACTCCTTTGGCATTCCCGTCTTGGGGAGAGCTGTTGGTGGGATAAGGGAGTTGATAAGGCACGGTAAAAACGGTTACCTCTTTAGTACCCTAGAGGAGGCAGTTGAGTTTTTAAGTAAGCTACTTGAGGGGAAGGAGGGAGTTAAAAGGGGCACGATTGGAAAGAGGATTTCTACCTTTTATTCACTTGAGAGGGCGTGTAGAGAAGTCGAGAAGGTTTACGAGGAGGTGGTGAGATGA
- the tsaA gene encoding tRNA (N6-threonylcarbamoyladenosine(37)-N6)-methyltransferase TrmO gives MFTVYPIGYIRKESEVFIEILPEFLEAVDGLREGDWIKVVAWLHESDNPEKRKILKVHPYGNPKNPLTGVFATRSPLRPNPFALYTVRIERIEGNRLYISWVDAYDGTPVLDIRIFVERLDCPSEVEEREVDISRGLQVGEINLIPRKSEHLDELEEVSPEEFEALIVELGPKTTVLSAEELCRLIRALQDIYEELPVEIKDKLRCLE, from the coding sequence TTGTTCACAGTCTATCCAATAGGGTACATTAGAAAGGAAAGTGAAGTGTTCATCGAGATACTCCCCGAGTTCTTGGAGGCGGTGGATGGATTAAGGGAGGGGGACTGGATAAAGGTAGTGGCGTGGCTTCACGAAAGCGACAATCCAGAGAAGAGGAAGATATTGAAGGTTCATCCGTACGGTAACCCGAAGAACCCCCTAACCGGGGTCTTTGCCACTCGCTCCCCATTGAGGCCAAATCCCTTTGCACTATACACGGTTAGAATAGAGAGGATTGAGGGGAATAGGCTTTACATTTCCTGGGTCGATGCTTATGACGGAACCCCCGTCCTCGATATAAGGATATTCGTCGAGAGGCTTGACTGTCCGAGTGAGGTCGAGGAGAGGGAGGTTGACATAAGCAGGGGCCTTCAGGTAGGGGAGATAAACTTGATTCCTAGGAAATCAGAGCATCTAGACGAGCTTGAGGAGGTATCACCGGAGGAGTTTGAGGCTTTGATAGTTGAGCTCGGCCCCAAAACTACCGTTCTTTCAGCTGAGGAATTATGCAGGTTAATTAGGGCTCTCCAAGACATTTATGAGGAACTACCCGTTGAGATCAAGGACAAGCTGAGGTGCCTGGAGTGA
- the glnA gene encoding type I glutamate--ammonia ligase — protein sequence MNVSAAMNKFERKPKFVQLIFVDINGVPKGMEVPISRLEEAVETGISFDGSSIPGFQGIEDSDLIFKADPNTYVEVPWDNVARVYGYIYKDDKPYPADPRGVLKNVLDELAKEGFKAYIGPEPEFYLFKKNGTWELEIPDVGGYFDILTLDKAKEIKREIAEYMPAFGLTPEVLHHEVGKAQHEIDFKYDEALKTADNIISFKYVVKAVAEMHGLYATFMPKPIYGMPGNGMHLHISLWKDGENAFKGEEGLSETALHFIGGILKHAKALTAITNPTVNSYKRLVPGYEAPVYISWGYRNRSALIRVPAFWGNGARIEYRCPDPSANPYFAFAAILKAGLDGIKNKIDPFAYVEENVYEMSDEKRAQLGIDTLPSSLGEALGELEKDKVVKEALGGAYRNFIEYKKAEWEEYLDYLESKHLPKDTKRVTEWELERYFFI from the coding sequence ATGAACGTTAGTGCTGCCATGAACAAGTTTGAGAGGAAGCCCAAGTTTGTACAGTTGATATTTGTCGACATAAACGGAGTGCCTAAGGGGATGGAAGTGCCAATTAGCAGGCTTGAAGAGGCAGTAGAAACCGGAATATCCTTCGATGGGTCTTCAATCCCAGGGTTCCAGGGTATTGAGGACAGCGATCTAATATTCAAGGCAGACCCAAACACCTACGTTGAGGTTCCATGGGACAACGTCGCTAGGGTATACGGTTACATCTACAAGGACGACAAGCCCTACCCTGCAGATCCTAGGGGCGTCCTCAAGAACGTCTTAGATGAGCTTGCCAAGGAGGGCTTTAAGGCATACATAGGCCCTGAGCCCGAGTTCTACCTCTTCAAGAAGAACGGTACATGGGAACTTGAAATTCCGGACGTTGGAGGGTACTTTGACATCTTAACCCTAGACAAGGCGAAGGAGATAAAGAGGGAGATAGCCGAGTACATGCCAGCCTTCGGTCTTACTCCGGAAGTACTCCACCATGAGGTTGGAAAAGCCCAACACGAGATCGACTTCAAGTACGATGAAGCCTTGAAGACTGCAGACAACATCATAAGCTTCAAGTACGTTGTTAAGGCTGTTGCGGAAATGCACGGGCTATACGCCACGTTCATGCCAAAGCCGATCTACGGAATGCCTGGCAATGGAATGCATCTCCACATAAGCCTCTGGAAGGATGGAGAGAATGCATTCAAGGGAGAGGAGGGATTAAGTGAAACTGCCCTCCACTTCATCGGCGGAATACTGAAGCACGCCAAAGCACTAACCGCCATCACGAACCCAACCGTGAACAGCTACAAGAGGCTCGTCCCAGGTTATGAGGCCCCAGTGTACATAAGCTGGGGCTACAGGAACAGGAGTGCCCTCATTAGGGTTCCGGCATTCTGGGGCAACGGAGCAAGGATTGAGTACAGGTGCCCAGACCCAAGTGCCAACCCCTACTTTGCATTTGCAGCAATCCTGAAGGCGGGACTTGACGGAATCAAGAACAAGATTGATCCATTCGCCTATGTTGAGGAGAACGTTTACGAGATGAGCGACGAGAAGAGGGCCCAGCTTGGAATTGACACCTTGCCAAGCAGCCTAGGAGAGGCCCTTGGGGAGCTTGAGAAGGACAAGGTTGTCAAGGAGGCCCTAGGAGGAGCTTACAGGAACTTCATCGAGTACAAGAAGGCAGAATGGGAGGAGTACTTGGATTACCTTGAGAGCAAGCACCTTCCGAAGGACACCAAGAGGGTCACCGAGTGGGAGCTTGAGAGGTACTTCTTCATCTGA
- a CDS encoding DUF61 family protein, which translates to MERVEKIIEFEIARINSHLPRRRESLLRLISMDDPRIQLRDGSYHYFKRDELMFLRSILDEEDAEKLKLPIVLEISTVDRGSFIVRGRVEVRVIKRVLGMEEGYEEGTVLRLPRYYLPRIRRKLPTTTVHAFIVEW; encoded by the coding sequence ATGGAGAGAGTTGAGAAGATAATTGAGTTCGAGATAGCGAGAATTAACTCCCACTTACCCAGGAGAAGAGAAAGTCTTTTGAGGCTTATTTCAATGGACGATCCTAGGATACAGCTGAGAGACGGTAGCTATCACTACTTTAAGCGGGACGAGCTCATGTTTCTAAGGTCGATTCTAGATGAGGAAGATGCTGAAAAGCTTAAGCTACCAATAGTGCTTGAGATAAGTACAGTTGACAGGGGGAGCTTTATAGTTAGGGGAAGAGTTGAGGTTAGAGTAATAAAGAGGGTACTTGGGATGGAAGAGGGGTATGAGGAAGGAACAGTGCTGAGACTTCCTAGGTATTATCTCCCAAGGATAAGGAGGAAACTCCCCACAACGACTGTTCATGCATTCATAGTGGAGTGGTAG
- a CDS encoding COG1361 family protein translates to MRRALLILIILILMPFVSAQFGQFKCEGEVIGLTGSTTSGEFYLVNSLKVKFSYVSIKQVKFFDSAGNEVEGFDIEFQDMIIRFWSPDEKKPIRYSLYVDKNVEPGDYTLYLFMWGFTETGQLYLISAYVPVEVKSRPLVFYEAMSFIKEKPNSKVALTGDTIVVYSHVRNLASVPINVTAKAQLLSQTGKVVVSRVATQKIEPGDNVIRFEIKIPDPLPPGVYELKYEISYERGVYEYSKQYWVEIGISLVNMSIESTNVLQGEENFAYLVVSSDRYSTVEVQLRVYAPDFSFSNSTTYDVAPGSNILKLRLPTEKPGRHDITVSVLYKGLKVGESSGSYLVVGFPTLNASANGKVLTVVITNPNTISLSGTLEYRIIWSDGSVVKGVETLMLPPGEFNFQVNLSKRGNFRYFIILDVLGREVEVKGIGSILQPTTSSSVSSTSSEKTTTSETLVTYANTTTSTSMAAVASSSKKSIIVVLVIVVVIGAVAGYSWFNDPKRKRRKRKKPKRKSPLGRK, encoded by the coding sequence ATGAGGAGGGCTCTGCTCATACTTATCATTCTTATTTTAATGCCTTTCGTAAGTGCACAATTTGGCCAATTTAAGTGTGAAGGAGAAGTTATAGGGCTTACTGGCTCCACTACTTCGGGGGAGTTTTACCTAGTTAATAGTCTTAAGGTAAAGTTTTCATATGTTTCAATAAAGCAGGTTAAGTTTTTTGACAGCGCTGGAAATGAAGTTGAAGGATTTGACATAGAGTTTCAAGATATGATAATAAGATTCTGGTCTCCCGATGAAAAGAAGCCGATTAGATACTCCCTCTACGTAGACAAGAATGTTGAACCCGGAGATTACACACTGTACCTGTTCATGTGGGGATTTACTGAGACTGGGCAACTCTATCTTATCTCTGCGTATGTTCCCGTGGAAGTAAAGAGTAGGCCTCTGGTATTTTATGAAGCAATGTCTTTCATAAAAGAGAAGCCAAATTCAAAAGTCGCTTTAACAGGTGACACAATTGTTGTGTACTCTCATGTTAGAAATCTGGCAAGCGTCCCAATAAATGTCACCGCTAAGGCTCAGTTGCTGTCTCAGACTGGCAAAGTAGTGGTCTCGAGAGTCGCTACGCAAAAAATAGAACCTGGGGACAATGTTATTAGATTCGAGATAAAAATTCCAGATCCCCTGCCTCCCGGTGTCTATGAGTTAAAATACGAAATATCATATGAGAGGGGGGTGTATGAGTATTCTAAGCAGTACTGGGTTGAGATTGGTATTTCCCTCGTTAATATGTCGATAGAAAGTACCAATGTCCTTCAAGGGGAGGAAAATTTTGCATACTTAGTAGTTTCTTCGGACAGATATTCTACGGTTGAAGTGCAGTTGAGAGTTTATGCCCCAGATTTCTCCTTCTCAAATTCAACGACATATGATGTGGCCCCTGGATCTAACATTCTAAAGCTTAGACTTCCCACTGAAAAACCCGGAAGGCATGATATCACTGTTAGCGTTTTATACAAAGGGCTGAAGGTAGGGGAGTCCTCTGGAAGCTACCTCGTTGTAGGGTTTCCTACTCTCAATGCCTCAGCAAATGGTAAAGTACTAACCGTAGTTATTACGAACCCGAATACAATTTCATTATCTGGAACTCTCGAGTATCGTATAATTTGGAGCGATGGATCAGTTGTTAAGGGAGTTGAAACGCTTATGCTACCTCCCGGTGAGTTCAATTTCCAGGTAAACCTTTCGAAGAGAGGGAACTTCAGGTACTTTATTATCTTAGATGTTCTAGGAAGGGAGGTTGAAGTCAAGGGTATTGGGTCAATACTTCAACCGACAACTTCGAGTTCGGTTAGCTCCACTTCCTCTGAAAAAACGACTACCTCGGAGACCCTAGTGACATATGCCAATACAACAACTTCGACTTCCATGGCAGCTGTGGCATCGTCTTCTAAGAAGAGCATCATAGTAGTGTTGGTTATAGTCGTTGTAATAGGTGCTGTGGCTGGATACAGCTGGTTCAATGATCCAAAGAGAAAGAGGAGAAAAAGGAAAAAGCCAAAGAGAAAATCTCCACTGGGGAGGAAGTGA
- a CDS encoding geranylgeranyl reductase family protein, whose protein sequence is MKYDVLIIGGGPAGNYLAGLLAGKMDVAVIERKGSFGGKACTGIIGAEMYEALGLPEKAVLNAFNGAFFISKKTVFEIKRRTPQAYLVDRKTLERELAKKAMRKGAEYYLATNFLGFRDGKAIVQHLDSKFAIRADFYVGADGINSTVAREINAKTEGEVLRGWELEVLGNFRRDKVEVWVNKEINPEFFLWVAPINEEEARVGTFGPIDSLAKFLKLRRLEGGKILEFKTGAVILGWRKPWVKENVALLGDAALQIKPTTAGGIVFGAYCARVLAREILKGDISKYEKECSWVRNQISFGLRVRKLFEKMSQESIEEVFEILGSEEAREIIEKSASFDDHVQTIKAILKSPKLLAKLIRISPMILRMLL, encoded by the coding sequence ATGAAGTATGACGTGCTGATAATCGGAGGGGGTCCTGCAGGTAATTACCTCGCAGGGTTACTAGCAGGAAAAATGGATGTTGCAGTAATAGAGAGAAAAGGTTCATTCGGAGGAAAGGCATGTACGGGAATAATTGGAGCGGAAATGTACGAAGCTCTGGGATTACCCGAGAAGGCCGTGTTGAACGCATTTAATGGTGCATTTTTTATTTCCAAAAAAACAGTATTTGAAATAAAAAGGCGAACACCTCAAGCCTATTTGGTTGATAGAAAGACCTTGGAGAGAGAACTTGCAAAGAAAGCTATGAGAAAGGGCGCTGAATATTATCTGGCAACTAATTTTCTAGGGTTCAGGGATGGAAAGGCCATAGTTCAGCATCTTGATTCAAAGTTTGCAATTCGGGCAGACTTCTATGTGGGGGCAGATGGCATAAATAGCACTGTCGCAAGGGAAATTAACGCCAAAACAGAAGGAGAAGTCCTAAGAGGGTGGGAACTAGAAGTGTTAGGCAACTTCAGGAGAGATAAGGTCGAAGTTTGGGTCAACAAGGAAATAAACCCAGAGTTTTTCCTCTGGGTAGCTCCGATAAACGAGGAAGAAGCTAGAGTTGGAACGTTCGGCCCAATAGATTCATTAGCTAAATTCCTCAAACTCAGGAGACTAGAGGGAGGGAAAATACTTGAATTTAAAACAGGTGCTGTAATTTTAGGATGGCGGAAACCCTGGGTTAAGGAAAACGTTGCCCTTTTGGGAGATGCAGCTCTCCAGATAAAACCCACAACAGCTGGAGGGATAGTTTTTGGAGCGTATTGTGCTAGGGTTCTTGCACGGGAGATATTAAAGGGGGATATCTCAAAATACGAAAAAGAATGCTCGTGGGTCAGAAACCAGATCAGCTTTGGGTTAAGAGTCAGGAAACTGTTTGAGAAAATGTCCCAAGAGAGTATAGAGGAAGTTTTTGAAATTCTTGGAAGTGAAGAAGCAAGGGAAATCATAGAAAAAAGTGCTAGTTTTGATGATCATGTTCAGACGATAAAAGCCATTTTAAAAAGCCCAAAGCTTTTAGCCAAGCTCATTAGGATAAGCCCAATGATACTAAGAATGCTACTATAG
- a CDS encoding ADP-specific glucokinase yields the protein MTGWESLYKDAIEKAIKSVPKVKGVLLGYNTNIDAIKYLDSKDLEERIEKVGKEEVLKYSEELPEKITSIPQLLGSILWSIRRGKAAELFVESCPVRFYMKRWGWNELRMGGQVGIMANLLGGVYGVPVIAHVPQISRLQASLFLDGPIYVPKVEDGKVKLVHPKEFQGDEESCIHFIYEFPRGFKVFEFEAPRENRFIGAADDYNTTLFIRDEFKESFGEIVESVQLAIISGLQALTKETYSEPMETIKAHLDVLNEKDIPAHLEFAFTPDELVRKEIIKILGKFYSVGLNEVELSSIMEVMGEKELAEKLLAHDPVDPIAVTEAMLKLAKETGVKRIHFHTYGYYLALTEYRGEYVRDALLFAALAAAAKAMKGNITSLEEIRDALSVPVNEKAQQVEEALVKEYGMKDGIAEVEGYQLAFIPTKIVAKPKSTVGIGDTISSSAFVGEFSFTL from the coding sequence ATGACAGGGTGGGAGAGCTTATATAAGGATGCAATCGAGAAGGCAATAAAATCAGTTCCAAAGGTTAAAGGAGTTCTCCTAGGCTATAACACAAACATAGATGCCATAAAATACCTAGACTCTAAGGATCTCGAAGAGAGAATAGAGAAAGTCGGTAAGGAGGAAGTATTAAAGTACTCCGAAGAGCTTCCAGAAAAAATCACTTCAATCCCGCAGCTTCTCGGTTCAATTCTCTGGAGCATTAGGAGGGGCAAAGCTGCGGAGCTATTTGTTGAAAGTTGTCCTGTCAGATTCTATATGAAGAGATGGGGCTGGAATGAGCTCAGGATGGGAGGTCAGGTAGGGATAATGGCCAACCTCTTAGGTGGAGTTTACGGCGTGCCTGTTATAGCTCATGTCCCCCAGATTTCAAGGTTACAGGCGAGCCTCTTCCTCGATGGGCCAATATACGTCCCCAAAGTTGAAGATGGCAAGGTTAAGCTCGTTCATCCTAAGGAATTCCAGGGAGATGAGGAGAGTTGTATTCACTTTATCTATGAGTTCCCCAGGGGCTTTAAGGTATTTGAGTTTGAAGCCCCAAGGGAGAACAGGTTCATTGGGGCTGCGGATGACTACAACACGACACTCTTCATAAGGGATGAGTTTAAGGAGAGCTTTGGGGAAATAGTAGAGAGTGTTCAGCTTGCAATAATCAGCGGACTGCAGGCTCTGACAAAGGAAACCTATAGTGAGCCTATGGAAACAATAAAGGCTCATCTCGATGTTCTTAACGAGAAGGACATCCCAGCCCATTTGGAGTTCGCATTTACACCCGATGAGCTGGTTAGAAAGGAAATCATAAAGATCTTAGGCAAGTTCTACAGCGTTGGCTTGAATGAAGTTGAACTCTCCTCCATAATGGAGGTAATGGGGGAGAAAGAGTTAGCTGAGAAGTTGCTAGCTCACGATCCAGTAGACCCAATAGCTGTAACTGAGGCTATGTTAAAACTCGCCAAGGAGACAGGGGTTAAGAGGATACACTTCCACACCTATGGCTACTACCTCGCACTAACAGAGTACAGAGGAGAATATGTTAGGGATGCGCTGTTGTTTGCCGCATTGGCTGCTGCGGCAAAGGCGATGAAGGGCAACATTACAAGCCTAGAGGAGATAAGGGATGCCTTAAGCGTTCCGGTAAACGAAAAGGCGCAGCAGGTTGAGGAGGCTCTCGTGAAAGAGTACGGTATGAAGGACGGAATAGCGGAGGTTGAAGGCTACCAGCTGGCTTTCATACCCACTAAGATAGTTGCCAAGCCAAAGTCAACCGTTGGAATTGGAGATACTATTTCAAGTTCCGCCTTCGTTGGGGAGTTCTCCTTTACCCTTTGA
- a CDS encoding signal peptidase I, with the protein MEGAVKEVISTALIILVALGLYSGLRLVLHTNMPLVVVVSGSMEPVFYRGDVVVLEGVKPEDVKIGDVVVYKSPLAKYPIIHRVREIKEIVVNGREELCFVTWGDNNPIPDLYPTPAGVLDCVPQQAIEAKALLVIPKIGWISIKLREIFGLGG; encoded by the coding sequence ATGGAGGGGGCAGTTAAGGAAGTTATATCCACGGCTCTAATAATCCTTGTGGCCCTTGGGCTTTACTCTGGCCTTAGGCTCGTTCTTCATACTAACATGCCTTTGGTAGTTGTGGTTAGTGGATCTATGGAACCTGTTTTCTATAGGGGGGATGTTGTCGTTCTTGAGGGAGTAAAGCCTGAAGATGTTAAGATTGGTGATGTTGTCGTGTATAAAAGCCCCCTAGCAAAATATCCAATAATCCATAGGGTCAGGGAGATTAAGGAGATAGTAGTTAATGGTAGGGAGGAGTTGTGTTTCGTAACATGGGGGGATAATAATCCCATTCCAGACTTATATCCAACACCCGCAGGAGTTTTGGATTGTGTGCCCCAGCAGGCGATAGAGGCTAAAGCTCTTCTCGTAATTCCTAAGATAGGATGGATATCGATAAAGCTTAGGGAAATATTCGGTCTTGGTGGATGA
- a CDS encoding DUF531 family protein codes for MLTIGLYNTYDTKKLHEAHIRAIARAAPVAYAFNFHLALIGFPFNEDDPKIIAENVASTTTIGEGGRYLLELSKSNKFHILEFPRRGFPPQFGISIATTSSPSSEKSISALKVAEDALRGKSFFLIIGLGRHGLPKEILKMSRYHLDITDGKGVSLETCTAIGIIPAKIRTLMEALKWRGQLRKLYPRL; via the coding sequence ATGCTGACGATTGGTCTTTACAACACTTATGATACAAAAAAGCTTCATGAAGCTCATATAAGGGCAATAGCTAGAGCTGCTCCTGTCGCTTATGCTTTTAATTTTCATTTGGCACTGATTGGATTTCCCTTCAATGAAGATGATCCGAAAATAATAGCGGAGAATGTAGCTTCTACTACGACCATAGGAGAGGGCGGTAGGTATTTACTGGAGCTTTCTAAATCAAATAAATTTCACATCTTAGAATTTCCCAGGAGGGGCTTTCCACCTCAATTTGGGATCTCCATTGCTACAACCTCTTCTCCTTCCTCTGAAAAGAGTATAAGTGCTCTGAAAGTTGCAGAGGATGCACTCCGTGGAAAAAGCTTCTTCTTGATAATAGGGTTGGGAAGACATGGTTTACCAAAGGAAATACTTAAGATGTCAAGGTATCACCTTGACATAACTGACGGAAAAGGAGTCAGTCTTGAAACATGTACTGCTATAGGTATAATCCCTGCAAAAATTAGAACGCTGATGGAGGCTTTAAAATGGAGGGGGCAGTTAAGGAAGTTATATCCACGGCTCTAA